A stretch of DNA from Candidatus Bathyarchaeota archaeon:
TACTGAAGTTCTTCTTTTGAAAGCTCAACCATTTGTTTTTCCTCAAACAGACTCTAAGATTTGTTCAACTTCTTTTGCGTCTATTCCCGTAACAAGAAACCGTTTCTGACGTGAAGTAAACCCTGAAACCAACTCAACTTTATGACCAAAAATCTTTGTCAACTGCTTAAGCAATTCCTTGTTAACTTTACCTTTCACTGGAGCCTCACTGGACAAAGCTACAAGTTCGTCCTCTTCAATTTTTAGTTGAAACCTTTCAGCGTTTGGTTTAACAAACACATCTAATACAACTCCTTCAGGAACTTCTTGTAGCTTCATTATGGCTCACAACATTTGCTTAGTTTTTCATCCAAACATGTAATTATTTAACCTTATCAAGCCTTTAATATGTGCCCAGCTAAGACACAATATGACCATAAATGCTAAGGGATGCTTGGGCTCTCGCCATTGAAACTTTAAGCTGTATAGAATTAAAACGACTCGGTGAGCGTTTAGCCTTAACAAACGCAACAAAAAAACTGAAAATAAAAGACCCCCGCGCAATTGGCTTAGCCCATCGGCTTATTACTGAAACCCTCCGAAAAAAAAATTACATAGACCATATACTTGACATTGTCCTAGTCCCTCGTTCAATTGATGAAATAAAACTGAATATCCGCGCTTTTCTTGAACTATATGTTCATGAAACAAAATTTGTTGATTCAAACCTTGATAATGCTTCAAAAATCGCCCAAATGGGTCGCAGAATTCTGGGCTGGTCACGACTTAATGACGTAGAAGAAGTTCTTGGTAAAATATTAAGCCTCAACCCAAAAAAAGTCCTAAACTGTCTTGAAGAAACAGAAAAAATTGGATTACAAATATATCATCCAACATGGTTTGTTGACTACTGTTACAAACTTTTGGGACGATACGAAGCCCTCCAATTTTTAGGAAAATCCACACAAATTCCACCCGTTTACGTTCGAATTAACACCCTGAAGGCACCTGAGCAAAAAATATTAAAAACCTTGAATGAGGAATCTATAATTCTGGAAAAGGTTCCACATCTTAGGCACGCCTACAAACTTATTGAAACAAAAAAACCTCTTACAAAGACACAAAGCTTCCATGATGGGTTCTATTATGTCCAAGACAAAGCCAGTTGCTTAGCTTCAGAAATCGCAGATCCCAAACCAGGAAACACAATTCTTGATTTGTGTGCCGCTCCCGGATCTAAAACAACATATTTGGCACAACTAATGGAAAATAATGGGACAATTCTTTCTGTTGATTACTCAAAACGGCGAATAGGTGTCTGGAAACGACAAACCAAGCGTGTCGGCACAAGCATCGTCCTGCCCATAGTGGCTGATGTACGAAACAGTTTACCTTTGAAATTTTCTGCTGATGTGGTAATTTTAGATCCCCCATGTACAAGCACAGGAACTTTTGGGAAAACACCTGCTGCAAAATGGCGTCTCAGTAAGCGGTCCATATTGGGAATGTCAAAAATGCAATCAGAAATGATAGAAGAAGGTGCACAATACGTGAAGGAGGGTGGGTTTTTAACATATTCTACATGTAGCATAACAGTTGAAGAAAACGAGTGTGTAATCGAAAGATTCCTGAAAACAAACCCTGAATTCAAGTTAGTAAACCCAAAACCCCAAATTGGTTTGCCTGGACTTCGAGGATTAACTAAATGCCAACGTTTGTATCCACATATTCACAAATGTAACGGCTTTTTTGTAGCAAAACTACAAAAAGAAATCAAATAAACAAAGCAAATTAGCTTCGTTTTTGTTTGCATTCCAGAAATCCTAACATTTCAAAGATTACTTTTGCTGCTTGAGTGGCTGTTACGCCCTGATCATATTGTGGTGCTACTTCAACCACGTCAAATCCAATTACGTTATATTCGCATACTGTTTCAAGCAAGTCCAAAAGTGTTGACGTGTCAAGCCCCTCAGGTTCAGGGTTTGGCACTGCAGGCACAAAGGCTGGGTCTAAAACATCCATGTCAACAGTAATGTATACTTTTTTACTGCCCTTTAGAGCCTTCTTTATCTCTTCAACTGCTTTTTTAACCCCATCCTTTCTTATCTGAAGAGCTGTCATATAGTCAATGTTTGCCTCCCTTGCGTAATCAAGCTCTTCTTTGCATACTGCGCGAGTTCCAATTTCTAAAATCTTTGCGGGTTTAACAGACTCATTGATTCTTCGCATAAACGTTGTATGAGAAACATTAAGACCAAGATAATTATCCCGTAAATCCAAGTGAGCGTCAAAGCTTACCACAGTAACGTTTTCATCAAAACAGCGCGCGACCCCCAAAGTTATGGTGTGTTCTCCACCGATAAACACGGGAATTTTTTCCTCGTCAAAAAGGTCTTGGGCTACTAAGGCTAGGCGACCAAGAGTTAACTCTACATCTGCTGCAACGTGAAGGTCTCCTAAATCATGGGTTTGCAGGTCTTCTATGTCTATGCCTGACCGAAAACTGTAACACTCGATGTTTTGGGAAATATCCCTGATGGCCAAAGGCGCAAATTTAGCGCCAGAACGATAAGTGCTTGTTACGTCAAAAGGCACTCCCAAAATTGCATATTTTGCTGCTTCATAGATTTCTTGACTTCCAGTAAAAACTGGCGATGGAGATACAAAGAGGTCACGATAACTCATACTTGGTCATTCCCCCAAAAATAAGCGCAGTATGTACATTAGTTTTAAAATAAGGAAAAAGGAAGATTTAGGATTATTGGCTCTTCACTTTTGTGTAGCAGTCCCAGCACAGGATTTCACAGTTTTCTACTGTGGGTTTTCCACCCTTTTCTGGGCTGACAAAAAAGACGGCTTCCCAGCCACTTCTTTCATTTGCGTTTCCCCGGTGTTCCCAAATGATTTGTTTGAAACACGTAAAAGTTCCATGATCATGGGTATCTCGTTCACATTGACATCGCATGTTTGCTCTCATAAACGCTTTTTTTAAAACGTCTTCGGGAAATTCGACCATTTTAAATCCTCAACTGCATATGCCATTATTCAGTATACTTTTAAAGATTGCGAAAACAGCCGACAATACCACACCTGCAATGTTTATGGTTCTCCATGAATTATTTGCAGAGCGAACAAATTTTCACAGTTTAGGGAACAATCAAAGCGCGAAGGGAGTTTTGCTTGTTTTCTTGATAGTATTGGAGCTCTTCTCGTAGACTTTTCACTTCCCTTCTTAGGCTCATTAATTCTAAGAGAAGAAAGGTGTTTCCATGCTTGAAGAACTGATCAACTTTCTCAGAAACTATTTGTTCATTAATTTGCCCCTTTATTCTTGCAGATATTTCCTTTGAAAGCAGTTTTTTAGTGTCCATCTTTATCGCACACAGATTAGGCTAACGAATGATAACCCTTATGAAAACAAAATTATTATACCAAATCTATCTTCCATATCAACAATCTGTATTCTTCTTTTTTCTTTGAACTTGTTTTTTATGCATAAAACTGTTCTTTCGGAAATCAATCTTGAGAAACTATTTTATTACTAATCGTATTATAGCGGTAGCAGGGAATACAATATGGCTTCAGAAACAAGCATGGCGACAAAAAATCGAACATTTTTGATGTTTTCCATTTTTTACATAGCAGCCGGAATTGTCCAATTAGGCTCCTTTGCATTAGAGGGCTCTAGTGCGCCTTTGCATCTTCCACTTCTTGGGATTCTAAGCTTAATTACTGGATACTTGGTTTTCAGCATGAAAAAATTGGCTGTACCCCTTGTTGCTGCTCTTTTAGCTGTAGGATTAACCTTTGGGGTGACAACTCTGTCTAGTTCTGTTGCTTTAAACACCTTTGGAGGTGCTATTATGCTAAATGTGGCTCTGATAGTTTACATTATACTCTTATTGGTGGTATCCTTGATTCTTCTTGTTCATCGAGAAAACTTTACTTAAACTTTCTATCAGCCTTTTTTCTTTTTGAATCTACACCTTTCTAAACTAAAACAACCAAATTTGGTACCTGTTTGCATTGTTTATTGAAGAGAAATTGTTGTCCATAAGGAAAACTTAAATAAACAACTATTCACTTCGGTAGTTAGCTTAAAAGAGACGTGAAAATTCAAGATGTCTAGAGAATTTCAGCACATCATAAGGTTTGCCGGAGCAGATATTCAAGGCAGTCAGCCGGTAACTTACGCCCTAACTAATGTAAAGGGTATAGGAATCAAATTAGCAACTGTAATTGTAGAAAAATCTGGAATCGATCCCGAACAAAGAATGGGTTTTCTTTCCAGTGCTGATGTAGCAAAAATCGAAGACGTCATCACAAATCCAAATAAATATGGTATTCCCGCTTGGCTTCTAAACAGACGAAAAGATATGGACACGGGAAAAAACCTTCATCTCTTAGGAACAGACCTAATCGTTCAAACAAAGAACGACATCGACGGAATGAAAGCAATAAGGTCATGGAAGGGATTCCGTCACAGCTATGGTTTGAAGGTTAGAGGTCAACGAACCAAATCAACAGGTCGGGAAGGAAAGGCCATGGGTGTAAAACGAAAACAAGTACAACGAGGAGGAAAATAGTAAATGGGTGATCCGAAAAGACAACGCAAAAAATTTGACACTCCAAGATTTCCTTGGCAAATAGACGCTTTAGAAGCAGAACTCAAACTTCTCGGTGAATATGGTTTACGTAACAAACGAGAAATTTGGCGCCACAAAACTCTGCTTTCAAAATACAGGGGTATTGGGCGTTCACTTCTAGGCAAGTCTGCTGATGAGAGAAGTATTCAAGAAAAACAACTTCTGCACAGACTCAACAGGTTAGGAATCCTTCACGAAGAATCTGAACTAGACGACGTTTTGGACCTTACCTTAGAAAACATACTTGACAGAAGACTGCAAACTCTTGTTTTCCGAAGAGGATTAGCCCAAACAATGCAACAATCCCGTCAACTGATTGCTCATGGACATGTTTCCATTAATGGGCAAAAAGTTTCTGCACCAAGTTATTTGGTACTCCGAGAAGAAGAAGACAAAATCGAATATTCTCCAAAGAGTCCTTTAACAAGTCCTGATCACCCCATAACACGGGCAGCAAGTATACCTGGTGAACCTATGATGGGAGAAGAGGAGGAAACCAAGAATGAGTAAAAAAGCTGACAAATGGGCTGTAGTTCATGTTTTCAGTTCATATAATAATACGATAATTCATTTCACAGATA
This window harbors:
- a CDS encoding DUF167 domain-containing protein is translated as MKLQEVPEGVVLDVFVKPNAERFQLKIEEDELVALSSEAPVKGKVNKELLKQLTKIFGHKVELVSGFTSRQKRFLVTGIDAKEVEQILESV
- a CDS encoding RsmB/NOP family class I SAM-dependent RNA methyltransferase — its product is MLRDAWALAIETLSCIELKRLGERLALTNATKKLKIKDPRAIGLAHRLITETLRKKNYIDHILDIVLVPRSIDEIKLNIRAFLELYVHETKFVDSNLDNASKIAQMGRRILGWSRLNDVEEVLGKILSLNPKKVLNCLEETEKIGLQIYHPTWFVDYCYKLLGRYEALQFLGKSTQIPPVYVRINTLKAPEQKILKTLNEESIILEKVPHLRHAYKLIETKKPLTKTQSFHDGFYYVQDKASCLASEIADPKPGNTILDLCAAPGSKTTYLAQLMENNGTILSVDYSKRRIGVWKRQTKRVGTSIVLPIVADVRNSLPLKFSADVVILDPPCTSTGTFGKTPAAKWRLSKRSILGMSKMQSEMIEEGAQYVKEGGFLTYSTCSITVEENECVIERFLKTNPEFKLVNPKPQIGLPGLRGLTKCQRLYPHIHKCNGFFVAKLQKEIK
- a CDS encoding 30S ribosomal protein S13, encoding MSREFQHIIRFAGADIQGSQPVTYALTNVKGIGIKLATVIVEKSGIDPEQRMGFLSSADVAKIEDVITNPNKYGIPAWLLNRRKDMDTGKNLHLLGTDLIVQTKNDIDGMKAIRSWKGFRHSYGLKVRGQRTKSTGREGKAMGVKRKQVQRGGK
- a CDS encoding 30S ribosomal protein S4, which encodes MGDPKRQRKKFDTPRFPWQIDALEAELKLLGEYGLRNKREIWRHKTLLSKYRGIGRSLLGKSADERSIQEKQLLHRLNRLGILHEESELDDVLDLTLENILDRRLQTLVFRRGLAQTMQQSRQLIAHGHVSINGQKVSAPSYLVLREEEDKIEYSPKSPLTSPDHPITRAASIPGEPMMGEEEETKNE
- the speB gene encoding agmatinase, encoding MSYRDLFVSPSPVFTGSQEIYEAAKYAILGVPFDVTSTYRSGAKFAPLAIRDISQNIECYSFRSGIDIEDLQTHDLGDLHVAADVELTLGRLALVAQDLFDEEKIPVFIGGEHTITLGVARCFDENVTVVSFDAHLDLRDNYLGLNVSHTTFMRRINESVKPAKILEIGTRAVCKEELDYAREANIDYMTALQIRKDGVKKAVEEIKKALKGSKKVYITVDMDVLDPAFVPAVPNPEPEGLDTSTLLDLLETVCEYNVIGFDVVEVAPQYDQGVTATQAAKVIFEMLGFLECKQKRS